A window from Caldisericaceae bacterium encodes these proteins:
- a CDS encoding helix-turn-helix domain-containing protein, whose translation MDIREFFVLKLKEALKEHDITQKDLAKTTGLSSSYISQLLQGKKTPTIKVVSKIAHALNLPTSYFLEENNVKVLFHLDKDLTEEDILAIEAFVDYLKKKKNASNKAN comes from the coding sequence GTGGATATAAGAGAGTTTTTTGTATTAAAATTAAAGGAAGCTCTTAAAGAACATGACATAACTCAGAAAGATCTTGCAAAGACTACAGGACTTTCTTCTTCGTATATATCGCAACTTTTACAGGGCAAAAAAACACCCACTATAAAAGTTGTTTCAAAAATTGCCCATGCACTTAACTTACCCACATCCTACTTTTTAGAAGAAAATAATGTAAAAGTTCTTTTTCACCTCGATAAAGATTTAACAGAGGAAGACATCCTTGCAATTGAAGCCTTCGTTGATTACTTAAAGAAAAAGAAAAATGCAAGTAACAAAGCTAATTGA
- a CDS encoding ImmA/IrrE family metallo-endopeptidase, with product MQVTKLIEDFPKGNPPIQLDVFKALDHYIGLENVYEIRGSLNFTVIMDGTPFIFIDKNLPYKRKHFILTHELVEYLLEVNKSVYSIQYYLYKGMDKKFQSKINTIVSQLLMPENVIKNIVDKTLLYAGHISCDLINELSDFFAVSKTAVKVRLKKLGYEVLI from the coding sequence ATGCAAGTAACAAAGCTAATTGAGGATTTTCCAAAAGGTAATCCACCAATACAACTTGATGTTTTTAAAGCTTTAGACCATTACATTGGACTTGAAAATGTTTATGAAATTAGAGGTAGTTTAAACTTCACTGTGATAATGGATGGGACACCATTTATCTTCATTGATAAAAACCTTCCTTATAAAAGAAAGCATTTTATCCTAACACACGAACTCGTAGAATACCTGCTTGAGGTTAATAAGTCTGTTTACTCTATTCAGTACTACCTATACAAAGGAATGGATAAGAAATTTCAATCAAAGATAAATACTATCGTTTCACAACTTTTGATGCCTGAGAATGTGATAAAAAACATTGTGGATAAAACTCTCTTATATGCGGGGCATATAAGTTGCGATTTAATAAATGAACTGTCAGATTTTTTTGCAGTCTCTAAAACGGCAGTTAAGGTGAGATTAAAGAAACTTGGTTATGAGGTGTTAATATGA